The proteins below are encoded in one region of Sedimentibacter sp. zth1:
- the trmL gene encoding tRNA (uridine(34)/cytosine(34)/5-carboxymethylaminomethyluridine(34)-2'-O)-methyltransferase TrmL: MSINIVMFEPEIPQNTGNIARTCAATGSKLHLIKPLGFSVSDKYLKRAGLDYWSLVDITYYEDLEDFLSKHSKKKIFLSTTHATKFYTEAKYEDECYIIFGKETKGLPDNLHDMYHENRIKIPMIDNEHARSLNLANSVNIVLFEALRQIRFPNLI, translated from the coding sequence TTGTCAATAAATATTGTAATGTTTGAACCAGAGATTCCACAAAATACTGGTAATATAGCGAGAACATGTGCAGCAACAGGTAGTAAACTACATCTAATTAAACCACTTGGATTTTCTGTAAGTGACAAGTATTTAAAAAGAGCAGGTTTAGATTATTGGAGTTTGGTAGATATTACATACTATGAGGATCTTGAAGATTTTTTAAGTAAGCATAGTAAAAAGAAGATTTTTTTATCTACTACACATGCAACAAAGTTTTATACAGAAGCAAAGTATGAAGATGAATGTTATATAATTTTTGGTAAGGAAACAAAAGGTCTCCCAGACAATTTGCATGATATGTATCATGAAAATAGGATTAAAATACCTATGATTGATAATGAACATGCGAGATCATTGAATTTAGCTAATTCAGTAAACATTGTGTTATTCGAAGCACTTAGACAAATTAGATTTCCAAATTTAATTTAG
- a CDS encoding Na/Pi cotransporter family protein: MDIVISLIGGLGLFLFGMNYMGDGLQKAAGEKMKNILAVLTKNKFLGLLVGTLVTMVIQSSSATTVMTVGFVNAGLMNLQQAIGIIMGANIGTTVTGFLVSLSIDKLAPLFIGIGVFVYIATKKKKVKDAAQIIIGFGILFLGMDLMKNAVNPLKNSPVFIDVLSNLENPVLGIFAGFAITALLQSSSATTGLLIAVAASGCITIDMAFPILFGQNIGTCVTALLSSIGANKVAKRASVMHLLFNVIGTAIFLIFLAKPVSLLVVNLVKTDIKIQIAVAHILFNIINVVILFPFSNLIVKAATFLVKGDDDIIDDNIKYIDTRLLATPSVALAQASRETLRLGKIVTKQLEYSIEALINRDENIAKKVFEIERQVNLLNSTILNYVVKVDKVSLNYEEEDKVAKLFNILNDIERVGDHADNIAELAIYMYENNVSYSDYARKELEQLIRLTLDVYKNSINVIKSADKEIGNQVITNDHKIDASFKALRKNHIQRLNDRVCEPSAGIIFLDVINNLERIGDHASNIAITMIEGFGNN, from the coding sequence ATGGATATAGTAATTAGTCTTATAGGCGGATTAGGGTTGTTTTTATTTGGTATGAATTATATGGGGGATGGGTTACAAAAGGCTGCTGGCGAAAAAATGAAAAATATTTTAGCAGTACTAACAAAAAATAAATTTCTAGGTTTATTAGTTGGAACTCTTGTAACAATGGTAATTCAGAGTAGTAGTGCTACTACCGTTATGACAGTAGGTTTTGTTAATGCGGGCTTAATGAATTTGCAACAAGCTATAGGAATTATAATGGGTGCAAATATTGGTACGACGGTTACTGGATTTTTAGTATCGTTAAGTATTGATAAATTAGCACCATTATTTATAGGCATAGGTGTTTTCGTATACATCGCAACAAAGAAAAAGAAAGTTAAAGATGCAGCACAAATAATCATTGGCTTTGGTATTTTGTTTTTAGGTATGGATCTAATGAAAAATGCAGTAAATCCATTAAAAAATTCACCAGTTTTCATAGATGTTCTATCAAATTTAGAAAATCCGGTACTTGGAATTTTTGCTGGCTTTGCGATAACTGCTTTATTGCAAAGTAGTAGTGCAACAACAGGTCTTTTAATAGCTGTTGCAGCAAGTGGCTGCATTACTATAGATATGGCTTTTCCAATTCTTTTTGGACAAAACATAGGTACATGTGTTACAGCATTATTGTCAAGTATTGGTGCAAATAAAGTAGCTAAAAGAGCTTCAGTTATGCACTTATTATTTAATGTTATCGGAACAGCTATTTTCCTAATATTTTTGGCTAAGCCAGTATCTTTATTGGTTGTTAATCTAGTTAAGACAGATATAAAAATTCAAATAGCTGTAGCCCATATATTGTTTAATATCATTAATGTAGTTATATTATTTCCATTTTCCAATTTAATTGTTAAGGCAGCAACATTCTTAGTTAAAGGCGATGATGATATAATTGATGACAATATTAAATATATAGATACAAGATTACTTGCTACACCATCAGTTGCATTAGCTCAAGCTAGTAGAGAAACATTAAGACTTGGAAAAATAGTAACAAAACAATTAGAATACTCAATTGAGGCATTAATTAATAGAGATGAAAATATTGCAAAAAAAGTATTTGAAATTGAAAGACAAGTTAATTTATTAAATAGTACAATATTGAATTATGTAGTTAAAGTAGACAAAGTCTCTCTAAATTATGAAGAAGAAGATAAGGTGGCAAAGTTATTTAATATACTTAATGATATTGAGAGAGTAGGAGACCATGCAGATAATATAGCAGAGCTTGCAATATATATGTATGAAAATAATGTGTCTTATTCAGATTATGCAAGAAAAGAATTAGAGCAACTTATTAGATTAACACTTGATGTATATAAAAATTCTATAAACGTTATCAAAAGTGCAGATAAAGAAATTGGAAATCAAGTTATAACTAATGACCATAAAATAGATGCTTCTTTTAAAGCATTAAGAAAAAATCATATACAAAGGCTAAATGATAGAGTATGTGAACCTAGTGCTGGAATTATTTTCTTGGACGTAATTAACAATCTAGAACGTATAGGAGACCACGCTTCGAACATTGCAATTACAATGATTGAAGGATTTGGTAATAATTAA
- a CDS encoding methylated-DNA--[protein]-cysteine S-methyltransferase, whose amino-acid sequence MATVYYEYILIKKYKIFLAYTKDFVIQAKFFANDSSIINYNCFLKRYYTKVVHNRFRSDYGLILENFLLGKCQNIDLPIKFLGTDTNKNVWSKIMDIPFGKLITYDDLVSQLGDSITNKLVIQAINKNNFDIIVPCHRVINKNKTISVGAGICSEKIELLKLEGHIISKKGNNFCKKSLYIVEK is encoded by the coding sequence ATGGCTACTGTATATTATGAATATATTTTAATAAAGAAGTACAAAATTTTTCTTGCTTATACTAAAGACTTTGTTATACAAGCAAAATTTTTTGCAAATGATTCGTCGATAATAAATTATAATTGTTTTTTGAAAAGGTACTATACAAAAGTTGTACACAATAGATTTAGAAGTGATTATGGATTAATTTTAGAAAATTTTTTATTGGGAAAGTGTCAAAACATTGATTTGCCCATAAAATTTTTAGGAACTGATACTAATAAAAATGTATGGTCTAAAATTATGGACATACCTTTTGGAAAGCTTATAACATATGATGATTTAGTATCTCAATTAGGGGATAGTATAACAAATAAATTGGTTATTCAAGCAATAAACAAAAATAATTTTGATATAATCGTTCCATGCCATAGAGTTATTAATAAAAATAAAACCATATCTGTGGGTGCAGGAATATGTAGTGAGAAAATTGAACTTTTAAAACTTGAAGGGCATATTATTTCAAAAAAAGGGAATAATTTTTGTAAAAAAAGCCTTTATATTGTTGAGAAATAA
- the queG gene encoding tRNA epoxyqueuosine(34) reductase QueG, translated as MKDKILEIAKNIGIDEIGFTNTLNLDYLRPVLEKRISNNFSCEFEENNIDKRLNIKDYFVGCRSIICVAFPYAQGYKIPNKSNMGNLSVSSFGIDYHRIVKEKLNELAEKIKEIKSFNYTICVDTTPLVDRAICKNSGLGYIGNNSMLINSRYGSFVFLGYILTDLDISQDENKVNDSCGSCNICRIKCPNHAIQPDGTINTKRCVSYLTQTKDYIEIKYRKALGHQIYGCDICQYYCPKNKHILDLDTQCNYEELLVELKELFYISNKEFKIKYGHLAGSWRGKNIWKRNAIIASANMKLYEMFDIISEELKYDNDMIKLYASWALLEIDRDKAKDLIFKRIKYENEIVQNEYRKLLEVKNE; from the coding sequence ATGAAAGATAAAATATTAGAGATAGCAAAAAATATAGGTATAGATGAAATAGGATTTACTAACACATTGAATTTGGACTACCTTAGACCTGTTTTAGAAAAAAGGATAAGCAATAATTTTTCTTGTGAATTTGAAGAGAATAATATTGATAAAAGACTTAATATAAAAGATTATTTTGTTGGTTGTAGGAGTATTATTTGTGTTGCCTTTCCATATGCACAAGGCTACAAAATTCCTAATAAATCGAATATGGGAAATTTAAGTGTTTCTTCTTTTGGAATTGATTATCACAGGATAGTAAAAGAAAAGTTAAATGAGTTAGCTGAAAAAATAAAAGAAATAAAGTCATTTAATTATACTATATGCGTAGATACTACTCCTCTTGTCGATAGAGCAATATGTAAAAATTCAGGATTAGGATATATTGGAAATAATAGCATGCTTATCAATAGTAGGTATGGTTCTTTTGTTTTTTTAGGATATATTTTAACAGATTTAGATATTTCACAGGATGAAAACAAGGTGAACGATAGTTGCGGAAGTTGTAATATTTGCAGAATAAAATGCCCAAACCATGCAATACAACCAGATGGAACTATAAATACAAAAAGATGTGTATCTTATTTAACCCAAACAAAGGACTATATAGAAATCAAATATAGAAAAGCGTTAGGTCATCAAATATATGGTTGTGACATTTGCCAATATTATTGCCCTAAAAATAAACACATACTAGATTTAGATACACAATGCAATTATGAAGAGTTACTTGTTGAATTAAAAGAATTATTTTATATTTCTAATAAAGAGTTCAAAATAAAATATGGGCATTTAGCAGGTAGTTGGCGAGGAAAAAATATTTGGAAAAGAAATGCTATCATCGCTAGTGCAAATATGAAATTATATGAAATGTTCGATATTATAAGTGAAGAGCTAAAATATGATAATGATATGATTAAACTATATGCATCATGGGCATTATTAGAAATAGATAGAGATAAAGCAAAAGATTTGATATTTAAGAGAATTAAATATGAAAACGAAATAGTACAAAATGAGTACAGAAAACTTTTGGAGGTGAAAAATGAATAG
- the nth gene encoding endonuclease III — MNRATNVYLMLSEEYPNAKCELLYDTPFQLLISTILSGQSTDKSVNNLTKDLYKECPDLDSLSKLSIEELEEKIRKIGLYKNKSKSIYKLCKELIALYDGEVPKTMEELIILSGVGRKTASVVLAEAFKIPTFPVDTHVYRVTKRLGLSKSNTVDKVSDDMMKKLPKKYWINAHHLFITHGRKICSSRNPKCDICILKKICNYSTDD, encoded by the coding sequence ATGAATAGAGCTACCAATGTTTATTTAATGTTAAGTGAAGAGTATCCAAATGCTAAATGTGAGTTATTATATGATACCCCATTTCAACTTTTGATTTCAACTATTTTGAGTGGTCAGTCAACAGATAAAAGTGTAAATAATTTAACTAAAGATTTATATAAAGAGTGTCCAGACCTAGATTCACTTTCTAAATTATCAATTGAAGAGTTAGAAGAAAAGATAAGAAAAATTGGATTATATAAAAATAAATCAAAAAGTATATATAAGTTATGTAAAGAATTAATAGCATTATATGATGGTGAAGTACCAAAAACTATGGAAGAACTTATAATACTTTCAGGAGTTGGCAGAAAAACTGCATCCGTAGTTTTAGCAGAGGCGTTTAAAATACCTACTTTCCCAGTTGATACTCATGTCTATAGAGTAACAAAAAGATTAGGACTTTCAAAATCAAATACAGTTGATAAGGTGTCAGATGATATGATGAAAAAGTTGCCTAAAAAATATTGGATAAATGCGCATCATTTATTTATAACTCATGGAAGAAAAATTTGCAGCTCAAGAAATCCAAAATGCGATATATGTATATTGAAAAAAATATGCAATTACAGTACAGATGATTAA
- a CDS encoding FAD:protein FMN transferase has translation MVKKRIFSATIFILILSITTSCSIMGKDLSISRDAFMLDTLVTITIYGQDDQEIISGALNKISELENILSVHKEGSDLYNIRLNAGIQGTKVTDHTMNVIKRSMDYYKLTSNDYDITLGPVIELWKKSSETKSLPDVKRINELLKLVNSNLIQIDEDNNMVYVNKGMFIDFGAAAKGYIADQVKEYLIGKGVKNAIINLGGNVDIIGSKVDGSNFNIGIIDPFANEASFLGILNVSNTSIVTSGDYERYFEVDGKRYHHIINPKTGYPANSDLTSVSIVTNNGLNADILSTKTFILGYEKGIELIESLDGVEALFIKKDKTIYLTKGLKDRFKIVNDNYKIIN, from the coding sequence ATGGTTAAAAAAAGAATATTTAGTGCTACTATATTTATCTTGATTTTGTCTATTACTACATCATGTAGTATAATGGGTAAGGATTTATCAATTTCAAGAGATGCTTTTATGCTTGATACATTAGTTACTATAACCATTTATGGTCAAGATGATCAAGAAATTATTAGTGGTGCTCTAAATAAAATTAGTGAGTTAGAAAATATATTAAGTGTTCATAAAGAAGGAAGCGATTTATATAACATTCGGCTAAACGCAGGTATTCAAGGAACAAAAGTTACAGATCATACTATGAATGTAATAAAAAGATCTATGGATTATTACAAATTAACATCTAATGATTATGATATCACACTTGGACCCGTTATAGAATTATGGAAAAAAAGCAGTGAAACAAAATCATTGCCAGATGTGAAAAGAATCAATGAATTATTAAAATTAGTTAATTCTAATTTAATTCAAATAGATGAAGATAATAACATGGTTTATGTAAATAAAGGAATGTTTATAGATTTTGGAGCAGCAGCCAAAGGTTATATAGCAGACCAAGTAAAAGAATACTTAATAGGGAAAGGCGTTAAAAATGCCATCATTAATTTAGGTGGCAATGTAGATATAATAGGTTCAAAAGTTGATGGTTCAAATTTTAATATTGGTATAATAGATCCATTTGCAAATGAAGCTAGTTTCCTGGGTATATTAAATGTTTCTAACACGTCTATTGTTACATCTGGTGATTATGAAAGATATTTTGAAGTTGACGGGAAAAGATATCATCATATTATTAATCCAAAGACGGGTTATCCAGCAAACAGTGATTTGACGTCAGTTTCAATAGTAACAAATAATGGATTAAATGCTGATATACTTTCAACTAAAACTTTTATCTTAGGATATGAAAAAGGTATTGAACTAATTGAGAGCTTAGATGGAGTTGAAGCGTTGTTTATAAAAAAAGATAAAACTATTTATTTAACAAAAGGTTTGAAGGATAGATTTAAGATTGTTAATGATAATTATAAAATAATAAATTAA
- a CDS encoding M50 family metallopeptidase — protein sequence MKLKYLLIIYISFILHEIGHFITAHFIGARVVCFKLGLYGVNMQINTNDLSYKKKMLLFFSGPLTNVFIALFAYKYQLVSILEVNMLLAVINLIPVVPLDGGNILKTILEIFLKKKYVCIFNIIINLIFMLIALWCLYKSHSIIYLAIGYIAIKGIITEKNMLLFDKMKNTYKKLIY from the coding sequence TTGAAGCTTAAATATTTATTAATTATATATATATCTTTTATATTGCATGAGATAGGGCATTTTATAACTGCACATTTCATAGGAGCTAGAGTAGTTTGCTTTAAGTTAGGTTTATATGGTGTTAATATGCAGATTAATACTAATGATTTATCATATAAAAAAAAGATGTTATTGTTTTTCTCAGGTCCATTAACAAATGTATTTATTGCTTTGTTTGCATATAAATATCAATTGGTAAGCATATTAGAGGTTAATATGCTGTTAGCAGTGATTAATTTGATACCTGTAGTTCCATTGGATGGTGGAAATATTTTAAAAACAATATTGGAGATCTTTTTAAAGAAAAAATATGTGTGTATATTTAATATAATTATTAATCTTATATTTATGTTAATTGCGTTGTGGTGTTTATATAAATCACATAGCATTATTTATTTAGCAATAGGGTACATTGCAATTAAAGGTATCATAACAGAAAAAAATATGTTATTATTTGATAAAATGAAAAACACATATAAAAAGTTAATTTATTAA
- a CDS encoding M23 family metallopeptidase gives MSKVFNKKINIKRKENINKKLVIQIVLSIVLVIAVVITKQLNNIYTIKYTNLAKEKIVETIDYKNIFTNIKSNFTNIGQRISTSVFQSKEYAAPVSGKITKNYGIDNSVNNSEYNHGIDIISNLASVKSISDGSVLSVGENDNMFNYIIIKKDGKTIIYSKLEEVFVNKGDNIEIGQLVGKLDEKDKQLHLEIWENGESINPTKLFKLYE, from the coding sequence TTGAGCAAAGTATTTAATAAAAAAATAAATATTAAAAGAAAAGAAAATATTAATAAAAAACTTGTCATACAAATTGTATTAAGCATTGTTTTAGTTATAGCAGTTGTTATCACAAAACAACTGAATAACATATATACAATAAAATATACCAATCTAGCAAAAGAGAAAATAGTTGAAACTATAGACTACAAAAATATTTTTACTAATATCAAATCAAATTTTACCAATATTGGGCAAAGGATATCTACAAGTGTATTTCAAAGTAAAGAATATGCAGCACCGGTTAGTGGCAAAATAACAAAAAACTATGGTATTGATAACTCTGTAAACAATTCCGAATATAATCATGGCATAGATATAATATCAAACTTGGCATCTGTGAAATCAATATCAGATGGCAGTGTTCTTTCTGTTGGTGAAAATGATAATATGTTCAATTATATTATTATAAAAAAAGATGGTAAAACTATAATTTATAGCAAACTAGAAGAAGTCTTTGTCAATAAAGGAGATAATATTGAAATAGGTCAATTAGTAGGAAAATTAGATGAAAAAGACAAACAACTACATCTTGAAATATGGGAAAATGGTGAATCAATTAATCCTACTAAATTATTTAAGCTATATGAATAA
- a CDS encoding penicillin-binding transpeptidase domain-containing protein codes for MIVIITILSFKLATLTVVEGEKYREVADVKKIKDIPIKAPRGKIYDRNGVVLADNLTSFTVQIYKNKVRSGNFIDTAFALTKILEENGESLIDEFPILLDTFEFVNEEDGVTQSETESVISIIRDNNLFNEWINAKVDIDNITLSIKEKVSILLNKEMKLLPIKLENDMFLYTLDDEGIKKWLVDNNYSENLTCDELVHDIISRDNRFMLNLLSNSRIRKITYNMLNSKGLIDSIKLVPFSFIYDRKYKTIKSNLIEKYDGITNETTAKEDFIYLTKLEVFDYLFSSAYGEDKQVVPAELLLNKLKETYSDLPVQIKVENGIAEYEYIEDFDKDKYIKDLNLESTVSAYHLIKILSLKENTIVDNVITSIDVAPYAQIELLNREINPNISIASWKYSPIRDKYNWISNNLGKSDKNKSVEEIFKILKKDLKLDEEMSNYDVRNILVVKDRYNKQGYLSYYPIDICYNISEKSVAMISERNYELEGVNIEIEPIRYYPEKSLAAHVLGYLGKISQEYEIEEYIENQGYSLDDIIGKTGIEEKFESYLCGLKGKKTVAVNSTGNTIESVDELAPRPGDDVYLTIDARLQAKAQEALEKGLKTLQVGGTYESEWGKYKFSDAYKNATSASLVALDVKTGEVLALANYPSYDLNMFATGISSEDWNSLQNDSKDPLSPRPLYNTALLTAIQPGSTFKMITALAALEKGVNPNEKIYCAGVMEVGGRNFGCWIYNLRRGAHGNQDIYQAIKNSCNFYFFTTMLGENPATGQKHSIKLDFEDVTNMAVKFGLNDPTGIEIDIPKEYSGGVPNLDSKKSTIRMYLRFFLEDKLKNYVIDDYDMDDDELKNVIEEIVSWINAENVLTRGEVYEKLDKLNINPEKTYGDNIPIVDILKYTYINQAAWNSGDSLNLSIGQGSNAYTPIQMANYVATIANGGYKHNVSVIDKILSYDKSKLTYLGERVSERVELSDYSYLDIVKEGMKLVANDSSVFRSFPVQCAVKTGTAQKDGINPETGEEYDDFAWYVAYGPYEDAQIAVACVIFQGGSGLYPAPIVRDVIGEYLVLNGKLERPTKE; via the coding sequence GTGATAGTAATTATAACTATTCTTTCGTTTAAACTTGCTACATTAACTGTTGTTGAAGGTGAAAAATATAGAGAAGTTGCAGATGTAAAGAAAATAAAGGATATTCCAATAAAGGCACCAAGAGGTAAAATTTACGATAGAAATGGTGTTGTTTTAGCAGATAATCTTACTAGCTTTACAGTTCAAATATATAAAAATAAAGTTAGGAGTGGTAATTTTATAGACACTGCTTTTGCTTTAACTAAGATTTTAGAGGAAAATGGTGAGTCTTTGATAGATGAGTTTCCTATTTTATTAGATACTTTTGAATTTGTAAATGAAGAAGATGGTGTTACACAATCTGAAACAGAAAGTGTTATAAGTATTATAAGAGATAACAATCTATTTAATGAATGGATAAATGCTAAAGTAGATATTGACAATATTACCTTAAGTATAAAAGAAAAAGTATCTATTTTGTTGAATAAAGAAATGAAATTGTTGCCTATTAAATTAGAAAATGATATGTTTTTATATACATTAGATGATGAAGGTATAAAAAAATGGCTAGTTGACAATAATTATTCAGAAAATTTAACATGCGATGAATTAGTTCATGATATTATATCAAGAGATAATAGATTTATGTTGAATTTACTTTCTAATTCAAGAATTAGAAAAATAACATATAATATGTTAAATAGTAAGGGTTTGATAGATAGCATTAAGTTAGTACCATTTTCGTTCATTTATGATAGAAAATACAAAACAATAAAAAGCAATTTAATTGAAAAATATGATGGTATTACAAATGAAACAACTGCAAAAGAAGATTTCATTTATTTAACAAAACTTGAGGTTTTTGATTACTTATTTAGTTCTGCATATGGAGAAGATAAACAAGTGGTTCCAGCAGAATTATTGCTAAATAAGCTTAAAGAAACATATAGTGACTTACCTGTTCAAATAAAAGTCGAAAATGGTATTGCTGAATATGAATATATTGAGGATTTTGACAAAGATAAATATATTAAAGATTTAAACTTAGAAAGCACTGTTTCTGCATACCATTTAATTAAAATCTTGTCCTTGAAGGAAAATACAATTGTTGATAATGTTATTACGAGTATTGATGTTGCTCCGTATGCGCAGATTGAACTTTTAAATAGAGAAATTAATCCTAATATATCAATAGCTTCGTGGAAATATTCACCTATCAGAGATAAATATAATTGGATTTCTAATAATTTAGGAAAATCTGATAAAAACAAAAGTGTCGAAGAAATATTTAAAATTCTAAAAAAAGATTTAAAATTAGATGAAGAAATGAGCAACTATGATGTTAGAAATATTTTAGTTGTTAAGGATAGATATAATAAACAAGGTTATTTGTCTTATTACCCAATTGATATTTGTTATAATATTTCAGAGAAATCGGTAGCAATGATTTCAGAAAGAAATTATGAGCTTGAAGGTGTAAATATTGAAATAGAGCCAATAAGATACTATCCTGAGAAAAGTTTGGCGGCTCATGTTTTGGGGTATTTAGGCAAAATTTCTCAAGAATATGAAATTGAAGAGTATATCGAAAATCAAGGATATAGCTTAGATGATATCATAGGAAAAACGGGTATAGAAGAAAAGTTTGAAAGCTATTTATGTGGTTTAAAAGGCAAAAAAACAGTTGCGGTTAATTCTACGGGCAATACAATTGAATCAGTTGATGAATTAGCACCCCGTCCTGGTGATGATGTATATTTGACTATAGATGCAAGGCTTCAAGCTAAGGCTCAAGAAGCATTAGAAAAAGGGCTTAAAACTTTGCAAGTTGGTGGAACGTATGAAAGTGAGTGGGGAAAGTATAAATTTTCTGATGCTTACAAGAATGCAACATCAGCCTCTTTGGTAGCATTGGATGTAAAAACAGGAGAGGTATTAGCACTTGCAAATTATCCTTCATATGATTTAAATATGTTTGCAACAGGTATATCCTCTGAAGACTGGAACAGCTTGCAAAATGACTCGAAAGATCCACTTTCACCAAGACCACTTTATAATACAGCATTATTAACGGCAATACAACCCGGTTCTACTTTTAAAATGATTACAGCTCTTGCAGCACTTGAAAAAGGCGTTAATCCAAATGAAAAAATATACTGTGCAGGTGTTATGGAAGTCGGAGGTAGAAATTTTGGTTGTTGGATTTATAATCTTAGACGTGGTGCACATGGTAATCAAGATATTTATCAAGCAATAAAAAATTCATGTAACTTTTATTTTTTCACAACAATGCTTGGTGAAAATCCTGCAACAGGTCAAAAGCATAGTATAAAGCTTGATTTTGAAGATGTAACAAATATGGCAGTAAAATTTGGTCTAAATGACCCAACTGGAATAGAAATTGATATACCTAAAGAGTACTCTGGAGGAGTACCAAACTTAGATAGTAAAAAATCAACTATAAGAATGTATCTTAGGTTTTTCTTAGAAGATAAACTGAAGAACTATGTAATAGATGACTATGATATGGATGATGATGAATTGAAAAATGTTATTGAAGAAATTGTTAGTTGGATTAATGCAGAAAATGTACTTACAAGAGGTGAAGTATATGAAAAGCTTGATAAACTAAATATTAATCCTGAAAAAACGTATGGTGATAACATTCCAATTGTAGATATTTTAAAATATACTTATATCAACCAAGCTGCGTGGAATAGTGGTGATAGTCTAAACCTTTCAATTGGTCAGGGTAGTAATGCTTATACACCTATTCAAATGGCGAATTATGTTGCAACAATTGCAAATGGCGGATATAAGCATAATGTGAGTGTCATTGATAAGATTTTGTCTTATGATAAATCTAAATTGACATATTTAGGTGAAAGAGTTTCTGAAAGAGTAGAATTAAGTGATTATTCGTATTTAGATATAGTAAAAGAAGGCATGAAGTTAGTTGCAAATGACAGCTCAGTTTTTAGATCGTTTCCTGTTCAATGCGCAGTAAAAACAGGTACTGCACAAAAAGATGGAATTAATCCTGAAACTGGAGAAGAATATGATGATTTTGCTTGGTATGTAGCATATGGACCATATGAAGATGCACAAATAGCAGTAGCATGTGTTATATTTCAAGGAGGATCAGGACTCTATCCAGCACCAATTGTAAGAGATGTAATAGGAGAATATTTAGTGTTAAATGGTAAACTAGAAAGACCAACTAAAGAATAA
- a CDS encoding AAA family ATPase, with the protein MNKKILVTSEKDNIGKSLFSVKLAISIAENEKKVVIVEYTNKNKSIADYLGFEEEIIYDLKDALEKVCTLEQSLKQISERVDLLPAPRLKNKKIETDSLKFADLLNTLSKTYDYIIVETSSISACVSIDLKLINSILIMNNNDFSSIREINNDFLISNEYKIINKYIIINKFDKSGAKTSKKLKVKDYTKVFPQPLLTIVPYKHKYDNFKTAYLLNERKDKLSNCIKELAQKVL; encoded by the coding sequence ATGAATAAAAAAATACTGGTAACTTCTGAAAAAGATAATATTGGAAAAAGTCTATTTAGTGTCAAACTTGCTATTTCAATTGCAGAAAACGAAAAAAAAGTAGTTATTGTTGAATATACTAACAAAAATAAAAGTATTGCTGATTATTTGGGTTTTGAAGAAGAGATTATTTATGATTTAAAAGATGCATTAGAAAAAGTATGTACTCTTGAACAAAGCTTGAAGCAAATAAGCGAAAGAGTTGATTTATTACCTGCACCAAGACTTAAAAATAAAAAAATTGAAACAGATTCACTTAAATTTGCTGATTTGTTAAACACACTATCAAAAACATATGATTATATTATTGTTGAAACTTCATCTATTTCAGCATGTGTAAGTATTGATTTAAAATTAATAAATTCTATTTTAATAATGAATAATAATGATTTTTCTTCAATAAGAGAAATAAATAATGATTTTTTGATATCAAATGAATACAAAATTATTAATAAATACATTATAATTAATAAATTTGATAAAAGTGGTGCAAAAACTAGCAAAAAATTAAAAGTAAAGGATTATACTAAAGTGTTCCCACAACCTTTATTGACTATAGTTCCTTATAAGCATAAGTATGATAATTTTAAAACAGCATATTTATTAAATGAAAGAAAAGATAAACTTTCTAACTGTATAAAGGAGTTAGCACAAAAGGTTTTATAA